A single window of Sporichthya brevicatena DNA harbors:
- a CDS encoding tyrosine-type recombinase/integrase: protein CCHDSHPSWNESLHQTRGDSISGVIARLSGLAGIDPIYAHRLRHTAAMDVLAAGGTLTEARELLGHVYTVTTMTYTKVDLASLRELVVPFGQVPR, encoded by the coding sequence GTGCTGCCACGACTCTCATCCTTCCTGGAATGAGAGCCTCCACCAGACCCGGGGCGATTCAATCTCCGGGGTCATCGCCCGCCTGTCGGGGCTGGCGGGCATCGACCCCATCTATGCGCATCGGCTGCGGCACACCGCAGCGATGGACGTCCTGGCCGCTGGCGGCACGTTGACCGAGGCCAGGGAACTGCTGGGCCACGTCTACACCGTGACGACGATGACCTACACGAAAGTCGACCTCGCGTCGCTACGCGAGCTGGTCGTCCCCTTCGGGCAGGTGCCGCGATGA